CGCTCTGCGAAGCGCAATTTCCGGTGAAACATTATATATTTTTATGCGCTCAAATGGGGTAGCCAATCTAATTACATTTGGTTTAGTCACTTCATGCCTCTTATATTAGTAAATTATTAAATTTTATTAGGGGTGAATCAGGTGAATTTGGTGATAGGCAGCGAGGGTAGAGCCTAGAGGTAATAAGCGAGACGACGAGCAACGAAGTACCAAGTTCAAATTAATTTGAAAAATTTTTTTAAATAACAAATATAAAATCTCCTTTTTAATGAATTTTAAAAAGTATAATAATTTTTTAAGGTGCAACTAATAGCTAGACTGTAAAATAATTGATCCATTCTAGGACTTAGATATTAAAGTGTGACTATCTTTGTTGGTTAGACCTTCTGCGTAACGGGCAGAGGGTCAAGGGTTCGAGTCCCGTCACGTCCTATTAAGCTTTCGTGGTTTTAGATGATTCTCCAAAAAAATTCATATCTTGCATTAGTTTAATTGAGCTAGACTTTAAAATAATTAATCTATTTGAGATTTTAGATATTAGGCTGTAGCTACAGCGTCATCTCGATCGCTTGATACAAGCGAATTTTTCGGCATTCGCCTGTACTTACGTACTTTAAGTACGGTAGCTTATCTTCCTTAAATTCATCTTGTCTGAAGCTTTCTGAATTTAGCTGTACCTTTGGCGTTGTTGCATGGCTACCGGAATCGTCATTGTGAGGAGGCATTTATGCCGACGCGGCAATCAAGTATAAACTTGTTTAGTATTCTAATTAAATCCCGAATGTAATTCGTGATAGCCCGGATTGCCGCAGCCACTTCGTGGCTTCGCAATGACGGTGTTTTTTTATAAGGATTTCGAGCCATACAACAACGCCTTTGACTTTAGGGGATGACTAAGTAATTTTTGTAAGAGATCAAAACTTTATTTGATATAATAAAATTTACTCTTGCAGGGGGAAGTTAATTGATATATATTACGCCTGTTACCCATTCATATTAGAAGGGGGTGTAGCTCAGTTGGTTAGAGCGTCTGCCTGTCACGCAGAAGGTCGCGGGTTCGAGTCCCGTCACTCCCGCCATAAAAAATAAAACTTTCTTTTAGAACTATAGTATCCATAACCTTCCAGCCTCTCATTGTAATTAATACCCGTAGCCTACTCAATATTGCCTTATCTGTTAATTGTCATCAAATACCGCATCAGTTTCCAATCAAACAGAACATATTTGGAACATCGAAATAGTATTTTTATTTATAATATTTTTCATTATTTAAATTAAGACTTGCAGACTCTTTTTAACAGCGGTATCTGTGCAATCCACAATTAAGTATTAAGTGCAGATTTTAAATAATAACAACAATATTAGGAGTTTACAAAATGAAGAAAAATTTATTTAATTTTACCCACAACGAGCTTATGAAAATAAAACCTCCTAAAAAAGGTCGAGACAAATATAAAGATGGTAAAGAGCAAGGATTAGTATTAATAGCGTCTTACGGCGGTAGTAAGGTTTTTTATTACGGTAAAAAAATAGACGGAGACTATAAATTACTATGGATAGGACATTTCCCTGAGATATCGCTTATAGACGCTCGAAAGAAAGCAATTGAATTTAAAACTCTAATTGCTAATGGTATTGATCCTACAGAAAAACCTAGTATTGTAGCTGAAGAAGTAGCTACTGAGTTAACTTTTAAAGAGCTTGTTGATAGATATATAAACGAATATGCACAATATAAAATAAAAAGTTATAAAGATGTTATTGCCGATATAAAAAGACAAGCAAGCCATCTTTTTGATAGGAAAATATCTACTATACAGAGAGAGGATATGCAAGAAATCTTTAATAACCTTACCAAGGAGGGTAAATTCAGAACGGCAAATTTAGCTATTCAAAGATTTAAAAGAATATTTAACAAAGCTATTGAATGGGAATTATTAGAGAAAAATCCGGCAATCGGTATAGCTCAACATAAGGAAGTAGAACGTGACAGATATATAACTTCCGAAGAAAAACCGGCTTTCTTTGAAATAGTTGAGAAAGAAGCAAATCCACTTATGAAAGATTATCTTCTTATCTCTTTATATACCGGTGCAAGAAAAAGCAACGTATTATCAATGGAATGGCCGGAAATTAACCTAACGGATAAAACTTGGCATATACCGGCGCATAAAAGTAAAAACGGCATTCCTCACTTATTACCTCTTACTGAAAAAGCTATTAAGATTTTAAGTAAAAGGAAAAAAGAAAAGAAGAATAATAAGTGGGTATTTCCAAGCCCTCGAAAAAGTAAAAGCGGACATTTTGAAGAACCACAAAAATCGTGGCATAAGATTAGACAAAAAGCCGGTATTCCGGATGTAAGAATACATGATATTCGTAGAACTATGGGAAGCTGGATGGCGATTAACGGCGCAAGTCAGTATATAATCGGCAAAGCCCTTAACCATAAAAGCCCGCGGGCAACACGAATTTACGCAAGGCTTAGCATCGATCCGGTAAGAGCATTTATGGAAAAAGCTACTAACTCTATAACAGATTCAAAAGCTAAAAAATCTGCTAAGAAGATCAATTTATCTAATAATTAGTTACTACAACTTCCGTAGAGGTTTTGGTTTGACCGCTTATTAAATATTTAATTTCGACAGTGTTAATATTGTAATTTTTATAAAGATTTCTAATAAACGGCGTATCACTATTAGAAATCATAAATTTTATGGTTTTGCTATCTAGCTCCGTAGCAAAATCTTTTAGTCTCGTTTGTTCGGCTTCATTAAAAGGTAACCTGGTATAAAACCTCTCTCCTACTTTATGGTAAGGCGGGTCAAAATAAACAAAATCGTCTTTTTGCGGTTCGATAAAAGAAAAATCTATCGTATAAACTGGTACGTCGCTTAAAAAGCTACTACATTGTTTTAACCTTTCCTCTAAATTATCATTATTAATTTTTTTAGTAGAAAAGGAAGAAGCAAAATCCCCTCGTTTGTTAATTCGGTAAATTCCCTTAAACGCATATCTATTGAGATATAAAAACCTAGCAGTAATTGCCGTCGGGTTATTGTTACAATCGTTATTTCTGATTTTATAATAATATTCTTTTGAGTGATTTTCGGTATAAGAACTATATAATTTGGCTACTTCGCTAGGATTCTTTTTTACCGCATTATAAGAGGTTACCAATTCATGGTTAATATCGGATAAAAAACATTTTTTAAACTTATCTTTAACGGCAAAGAATAAAGCCCCTCCCCCAAGAAAAGGCTCATAGTAATTATTTAGATATGAAGGAATATATGAAAGTAATTTATCGGCAAGTTTTCTTTTGCCGCCGACCCAGTTTATAAACGGTTTAATGTTAGGCTTAGCAATAGTTTTAGGCATTTCAATCTATTTATTTATTATTAAACAATAATTATATCATAATTAAAGCTTAAATACCATGAGCAATAGAGGGTTTGAGGACGA
This genomic window from Rickettsia endosymbiont of Ceutorhynchus obstrictus contains:
- a CDS encoding tyrosine-type recombinase/integrase; the encoded protein is MKKNLFNFTHNELMKIKPPKKGRDKYKDGKEQGLVLIASYGGSKVFYYGKKIDGDYKLLWIGHFPEISLIDARKKAIEFKTLIANGIDPTEKPSIVAEEVATELTFKELVDRYINEYAQYKIKSYKDVIADIKRQASHLFDRKISTIQREDMQEIFNNLTKEGKFRTANLAIQRFKRIFNKAIEWELLEKNPAIGIAQHKEVERDRYITSEEKPAFFEIVEKEANPLMKDYLLISLYTGARKSNVLSMEWPEINLTDKTWHIPAHKSKNGIPHLLPLTEKAIKILSKRKKEKKNNKWVFPSPRKSKSGHFEEPQKSWHKIRQKAGIPDVRIHDIRRTMGSWMAINGASQYIIGKALNHKSPRATRIYARLSIDPVRAFMEKATNSITDSKAKKSAKKINLSNN
- a CDS encoding Dam family site-specific DNA-(adenine-N6)-methyltransferase; translated protein: MPKTIAKPNIKPFINWVGGKRKLADKLLSYIPSYLNNYYEPFLGGGALFFAVKDKFKKCFLSDINHELVTSYNAVKKNPSEVAKLYSSYTENHSKEYYYKIRNNDCNNNPTAITARFLYLNRYAFKGIYRINKRGDFASSFSTKKINNDNLEERLKQCSSFLSDVPVYTIDFSFIEPQKDDFVYFDPPYHKVGERFYTRLPFNEAEQTRLKDFATELDSKTIKFMISNSDTPFIRNLYKNYNINTVEIKYLISGQTKTSTEVVVTNY